A region from the Azospirillum thermophilum genome encodes:
- a CDS encoding putative bifunctional diguanylate cyclase/phosphodiesterase, with product MPVRVAVLDRDRRHIYGNRPYLEMVDRSLDQLVGRTLGDLMGDKAMRNMAGHVKRALAGHIAESEGWVQQPNGEQRCIHRVYAPYRGADGAVVGYFVILQDVTDRRQSQDDLFRLAYYDPVTGLANRLMLLKHMADYCAEKEPFTLVIVDIDRFADIRTSLGQAFANELLGDLASRLGEQGGAFDLIARVSDHAFALLVAGPCDRPAVERALEELAAVVRSARSSSGAAVFMSASIGVATAEPSHERPEDVLRDAEIATGRSRELGGGRQSWFDPAMHAHVVEQIRLEHDLRGALSRGEGLWVAYQPIVEMVTGGLAGFEALVRWTHPERGNIPPGVFIPIAESTGLVVALGSWVLREACRQIADWQDKRAPGSAPLFMSVNLSARQLSDPGFVEVVREVLRETKVEPAWLKLELTESAVMDKAEQSIRLLQDLRTLGIKLSIDDFGTGYSSLSYLHKLPIDSLKVDRSFVSAMHHSEENRAIVRIIMDLARLLGFDVIAEGIETSADANLLRALACDYGQGYHFARPLPPADAEKLLGGELPWQAPW from the coding sequence GTGCCGGTCAGGGTCGCCGTCCTCGACCGCGACCGCAGGCACATCTACGGCAACCGGCCCTATCTGGAGATGGTGGACCGCAGCCTGGACCAGCTCGTCGGCAGGACGCTGGGCGACCTGATGGGCGACAAGGCGATGCGCAACATGGCGGGCCATGTGAAGCGCGCCCTGGCCGGCCACATCGCCGAGTCCGAGGGGTGGGTCCAGCAGCCGAACGGCGAGCAGCGCTGCATCCACCGCGTCTACGCCCCCTACCGCGGCGCCGACGGGGCGGTCGTCGGATATTTCGTCATCCTGCAGGACGTGACGGACCGCCGGCAATCGCAGGACGACCTGTTCCGCCTCGCCTACTACGACCCGGTGACGGGGCTGGCGAACCGGCTGATGCTGCTGAAGCACATGGCTGACTATTGCGCGGAGAAGGAACCCTTCACGCTGGTGATCGTCGACATCGACCGCTTCGCCGACATCCGCACCAGCCTGGGCCAGGCCTTCGCCAACGAGCTGCTGGGCGACCTCGCCTCCCGGCTGGGGGAACAGGGCGGCGCCTTCGACCTGATCGCCCGCGTCAGCGACCACGCCTTCGCCCTGCTGGTGGCCGGCCCCTGCGACCGCCCGGCGGTGGAGCGCGCGCTGGAGGAGCTGGCGGCGGTGGTGCGCTCCGCCCGCTCCAGCTCCGGCGCCGCGGTCTTCATGTCGGCCAGCATCGGCGTCGCGACGGCCGAGCCCAGCCACGAGCGGCCGGAGGACGTGCTGCGCGACGCGGAGATCGCCACCGGCCGGTCGCGCGAACTGGGCGGCGGGCGCCAGTCCTGGTTCGATCCGGCGATGCACGCCCATGTGGTGGAGCAGATCCGGCTGGAGCACGACCTGCGCGGCGCCCTGTCGCGCGGCGAGGGGCTGTGGGTCGCCTACCAGCCGATCGTCGAGATGGTCACCGGCGGCCTCGCCGGGTTCGAGGCGCTGGTGCGCTGGACCCATCCGGAGCGCGGCAACATCCCGCCCGGCGTCTTCATCCCGATCGCCGAGAGCACCGGTCTGGTCGTGGCGCTGGGAAGCTGGGTGCTGCGCGAGGCCTGCCGCCAGATCGCCGACTGGCAGGACAAGCGCGCGCCGGGCTCCGCCCCGCTGTTCATGAGCGTCAACCTGTCCGCCCGCCAGCTCTCCGACCCCGGCTTCGTCGAGGTGGTGCGCGAGGTGCTGCGCGAGACGAAGGTGGAGCCCGCCTGGCTGAAGCTGGAGCTGACCGAGAGTGCGGTGATGGACAAGGCGGAACAGTCGATCCGCCTGCTGCAGGACCTGCGCACGCTGGGCATCAAGCTGTCGATCGACGATTTCGGAACCGGCTATTCGTCGCTGTCCTACCTGCACAAGCTGCCGATCGACAGCCTGAAGGTCGACCGCTCCTTCGTCTCGGCCATGCACCATTCGGAGGAGAACCGGGCCATCGTCCGCATCATCATGGACCTCGCCCGGCTTCTCGGCTTCGACGTGATCGCCGAGGGGATCGAGACCAGCGCCGACGCCAACCTGCTGCGGGCGCTGGCCTGCGACTATGGCCAGGGCTACCACTTCGCCCGCCCGCTGCCGCCGGCCGACGCCGAGAAGCTGCTGGGCGGCGAGCTGCCCTGGCAGGCGCCGTGGTGA
- a CDS encoding glutathione S-transferase family protein, with the protein MITLYGMPSTAAMIPHILLREIGVPFDLTLLDREAGENRQPGYLALNPQGRVPTLVDGDLVVTETAAICLHLVDRHPEAGLAPAVGSAERAVFYKWIAYLTNTIQADMLVYFYPGRYVQGAEAEAALKAVVEARLFEQFSLLDKEMEGRRWLLGDRYGALDPYLFTLARWSRFMTRPARSLPNLGPWLARVLERPAVQAAFAAEGLSAPYF; encoded by the coding sequence GTGATCACGCTCTACGGCATGCCCAGCACCGCCGCCATGATCCCGCACATCCTGCTGCGGGAGATCGGCGTGCCGTTCGACCTGACGCTGCTCGACCGCGAGGCGGGGGAGAACCGGCAGCCCGGCTATCTGGCGCTCAACCCGCAGGGCCGCGTGCCGACCCTGGTCGACGGCGATCTGGTGGTCACCGAGACGGCGGCGATCTGCCTGCATCTGGTGGACCGGCATCCCGAAGCCGGCCTCGCCCCCGCCGTGGGCAGCGCGGAGCGGGCGGTCTTCTACAAGTGGATCGCCTACCTGACCAACACGATCCAGGCGGACATGCTGGTCTACTTCTATCCCGGCCGCTACGTGCAGGGGGCCGAGGCGGAGGCGGCGCTGAAGGCCGTGGTGGAGGCCCGTCTGTTCGAGCAGTTCAGCCTGCTGGACAAGGAGATGGAGGGCCGGCGCTGGCTGCTGGGCGACCGCTACGGCGCGCTCGACCCCTACCTGTTCACGCTGGCGCGCTGGAGCCGCTTCATGACGCGCCCGGCGCGCAGCCTGCCGAACCTCGGCCCCTGGCTGGCGCGCGTGCTGGAGCGCCCGGCGGTGCAGGCGGCCTTCGCGGCGGAGGGGCTGTCGGCGCCCTATTTCTGA
- a CDS encoding universal stress protein: MALKDLLVVVDDSAASAARLDVAAQIAARNDAHLTGLYVIVDHVLPGYIEAELPDEVRASRRRFLQEQADKAAGRFAEAMRRHGLTDRSEWRAVSGDPTTVAAVHGRYADLIVVGQIDPARDRDLPVLLPQDLLFEAGRPLLVVPYAGRFASVGERVLIGWNGSREAARAVGDAMPMLNRAKRVVVLAANPKPGMSGLGDEPCADIAKHLSRHGCPVEATHVITDVVEPGDTMLNTAADEGCDLLVMGAYGRSRLRELVLGGMTRYILQHMTLPVLMSH; the protein is encoded by the coding sequence ATGGCACTCAAGGATTTGCTGGTGGTGGTGGACGATTCGGCGGCGTCGGCCGCCCGTCTCGACGTCGCGGCGCAGATCGCGGCGCGCAACGACGCCCACCTCACCGGTCTCTACGTGATCGTCGACCATGTCCTTCCCGGCTATATCGAGGCGGAGCTGCCGGACGAGGTGCGCGCCTCGCGCCGCCGCTTCCTGCAGGAGCAGGCCGACAAGGCCGCCGGGCGTTTCGCCGAGGCGATGCGCCGCCACGGCCTGACCGACCGGTCGGAATGGCGGGCGGTGTCCGGTGACCCGACCACGGTCGCCGCCGTCCACGGCCGCTATGCCGACCTGATCGTCGTCGGGCAGATCGACCCGGCCCGCGACCGCGACCTGCCGGTGCTGCTGCCGCAGGATCTGCTGTTCGAGGCCGGCCGGCCGCTGCTGGTGGTTCCCTATGCCGGCCGCTTCGCCAGCGTGGGCGAGCGCGTGCTGATCGGCTGGAACGGCAGCCGCGAGGCGGCGCGGGCCGTCGGCGACGCCATGCCGATGCTGAACCGGGCCAAGCGGGTGGTCGTGCTGGCCGCCAATCCCAAGCCGGGGATGAGCGGGCTGGGCGACGAGCCCTGCGCCGACATCGCCAAGCATCTGTCGCGCCACGGCTGCCCGGTGGAGGCGACGCATGTGATCACCGACGTGGTGGAGCCGGGCGACACCATGCTGAACACGGCGGCCGACGAGGGCTGCGACCTGCTGGTGATGGGCGCCTACGGCCGGTCCCGCCTGCGGGAGCTGGTGCTGGGCGGCATGACCCGCTACATCCTGCAGCACATGACCCTGCCGGTGCTGATGAGCCACTGA